From the genome of Aspergillus fumigatus Af293 chromosome 1, whole genome shotgun sequence, one region includes:
- a CDS encoding HAD family hydrolase yields MLENKKPVGLLFDIGGVCVVSPFQAILDYEIANNIPKGWVNFSISRTSPNGSWHRLERGEIKLDADFFKAFNRDLRNPYLWKKFHERLQKKQTTGVPISAPPLPEIDAEWLFWEMMRVSRTPDPYMYPALQKLKASGQFIIGALSNTVIFPDGHPYNSDSNGVKSQFDFFISSAHTGLRKPDPKIYAAALREMDTLAKKRGLQGVEPSDVVFLDDIGENLKAAKNAGLRTIKVNLGRTQDAIRELEKITGLQLLDTGDKAKL; encoded by the exons ATGCTCGAAAACAAGAAGCCAGTGGGCTTACTCTTCGACATTGGAGGAGTGTGT GTCGTTTCTCCCTTTCAAGCCATTCTGGACTACGAGATTGCAAACAACATCCCCAAGGGATGGGTAAATTTCAGTATCTCGCGCACGTCTCCAAATGGCAGCTGGCACAGGCTTGAGCGAGGCGAGATCAAACTGGATGCGGATTTCTTTAAAGCGTTCAACAGAGATCTACGAAACCCGTATTTATGGAAGAAGTTCCATGAGAgactgcagaagaagcaaacAACCGGGGTGCCAATATCGGCACCCCCACTGCCCGAAATCGACGCAGAATGGCTCTTCTGGGAGATGATGCGAGTGTCAAGGACCCCAGACCCATACATGTACCCAgcgctgcagaagctgaaaGCGTCAGGGCAGTTCATTATTGGGGCTCTGTCAAATACGGTCATATTCCCTGATGGACATCCTTATAACAGCGACTCAAACGGTGTCAAGTCGCAATTCGACTTTTTCATCTCATCGGCGCATACAGGGCTCAGGAAGCCAGATCCTAAGATCTATGCAGCCGCGCTGAGGGAGATGGACACATTGGCGAAAAAGAGAGGCTTGCAAGGGGTTGAGCCTTCTGATGTTGTTTTCCTCGATGACATCGGGGAGAACTTGAAGGCCGCGAAGAATGCTGGATTGCGAACCATCAAGGTCAACCTTGGCCGGACGCAGGATGCTATCAGAGAACTAGAGAAGATCACTGGCCTGCAATTGCTAGACACTGGGGACAAGGCCAAGCTTTGA
- a CDS encoding 60S ribosomal protein uL18, which produces MPFHKLVKNSAYYSRYQTKYRRRREGKTDYYARKRLITQAKNKYNAPKYRLVVRFTNRDIITQIVYSEITGDKVFASAYSHELKRYGITQGLTNWAAAYATGLLLARRTLKKLGLDEQFTGVEEPDGEYKLTEAVETDDGTRRPFKAFLDVGLVRTSTGARVFGAMKGASDGGIFIPHSENRFPGYDIESEELDAETLRNYIFGGHVSEYMETLADDDEERYRSQFAKYIENEIDAGDLEEIYAEAHKAIREDPFKKDEDEKPKKSKEEWKAESKKYKKAKLSREEKKARVEQKIRELAA; this is translated from the exons ATG CctttccacaagctcgtCAAGAACAGCGCGTACTACAG TCGCTACCAGACTAAGTACCGCCGCCGCAGAGAGGGCAAGACAGACTACTATGCTCGTAAGCGCCTGATCACCCAGGCCAAGAACAAGTACAACGCTCCCAAGTACCGTCTCGTTGTGCGCTTCACCAACCGCGACATCATCACCCAGATCGTCTACTCTGAGATCACCGGTGATAAGGTGTTCGCCAGCGCCTACTCCCACGAGCTCAAGCGCTATGGTATCACCCAGGGTCTGACCAACTGGGCTGCCGCCTATGCCACCGGTCTGCTCCTTGCCCGCCGTACCCTCAAGAAGCTCGGCCTTGACGAGCAGTTCACCGGTGTTGAGGAGCCCGATGGTGAGTACAAGCTCACCGAGGCCGTCGAGACCGACGATGGCACCCGCCGCCCCTTCAAGGCCTTCCTCGACGTTGGTCTTGTCCGTACCTCCACTGGTGCCCGTGTCTTCGGTGCCATGAAGGGTGCTTCCGACGGTGGTATCTTCATCCCCCACTCCGAGAACCGCTTCCCCGGTTACGACATCGAGTCTGAGGAGCTCGACGCTGAGACCCTCCGCAACTACATCTTCGGTGGCCACGTCTCTGAGTACATGGAGACCCTcgccgacgacgatgaggagcGCTACCGCAGCCAGTTCGCCAAATACATCGAGAACGAGATCGATGCCGGTGACCTCGAGGAGATTTATGCTGAGGCTCACAAGGCCATCCGTGAGGACCCCTtcaagaaggacgaggacgagaagcccaagaagtccaaggaggagtggaaggccgagagcaagaagtacaagaaggccaagctgTCTcgcgaggagaagaaggctcgCGTTGAGCAGAAGATCCGTGAGCTTGCTGCTTAA